The DNA segment CCATACCCTTGAAGCAGGTATCCCTGGACAGCGCCACCAATGCGTTTGATAAACACTATCAATCGGCCACTTTTTACCTGGATTATGACCATGCCTGGTTTTATGATATAGAAGTGAACAAGCCTAAACAGGACCTTGCCTATACGCTCCGGTTTGCGATCAGCAAGGTGAATGATACCCTGCATGCCAGTGGTATTATTGATGACCTGCAAAACGACCAGTTACGGCTGAGCGGGCCCATGATGAAGATGTACCAGGCATTTTTGCTTACTTATAATAATAAGTTGCCCCCGGCAGTTGATTCCACCGCCACCGCCGACTCTACCGCCGACTCCGCAACTGCAGCACCTTCCGCCACCCCTGCCTCTAAAACAATTACTGTGATCAGGAACTAACAAAAAAATCCGCTACCGGAACAACGGTAGCGGATCAGTATTTTATACTACCTATATTTCTTACTGCTCAATCAGCCGCTCTATCCTTACCAGCCTTCCCTCTTCATTCATGCCTTCCATGATGATCTTGATGCGCTTGGTAACATCGTTGTTGTAGAAGGTAATGGTATGTCTGCGGGATGATTTATCGGTGAGTATATAGGGCAACCAGTAAAGCGTGGTACGCACATCGGATACCTCAAAGAGGTCTGACTCTTTAGTATAATCCGGTGCATAAAACTGCTTCAGGGAAGCATAACCTGCCAGTTGGTTCTTTTCCATGCCACCCGGCACACTGGTATTGGGTTTGGCATCGTTGCCTTTCCGGGTATAGATGGCAATAGCGCCGCCGGAGCCGCCTCCTGAAGCACCAAAGAAGGGCGGACGGAATGCTTTTACATAAGCAATATCTGATACCGGTAGGTTCTGGATCATGCTGGCATCTACCGGCATTTCATCCAGGAACAAAGAGGTATTGGATTGACGCCAGGTTAAGGTAGGTCCATTGGCCCCGTTCATATTGACCTGTAACCCCGCCACCCTGCCCTGCAGGAATGTGAAGATGTTCTGGGCCGACTGGGCAAAGGGATCATTGACCATATCAAAAGAGATGGCATCGCCACCGGCAAATAACCCGCGGGCATATTTTTCATCCATGAGGTCTTTGGTAGAACGCTGCCTGGCCTTTACTGTAACGGCCTCCAGTGTTTTGATCCGTTTATCCAACTCAGGCCTCACCCGCTCTGCTTCGGCAGCCATATAACGGCTCCTGTTCAAAGCCTGTGTATCCAGCGGCACCGGTATACGCCAGGCTGAATCCAGCGGCAGGGTACTCAATCCCCGCCAGGTGCCATTGTTAAAGTTCACCACGGCCCTTTCGGTCATCCGCTTGTCCTTGTTAAACTGGTAATACACTTTTACTGTATCAAAAAATATCAGGCCTTCCTCTTTAAACTGCCCGCGGCCATCCAATGGAAGCGAGAAGAACTGACGGGAAGAATCCTTGGATTCCATGAAGGCATTGATGGAAGAACCAGCAGGTATCTGACTGGCCGGCATGCCCAGCACTTCTCCTTTTAAGGCCAGGTAATTATCGCGTGGGTATTTAATGACAGGCAACTTACCGGCAGCCAGGTCCTCCCACTTAAAGCGGCGCCAGCCATTGGTAAGCATTACCAGGTCCAGGTAATAACGGGTGGAATCGTCTACTACATTAAAGTAATAAGAAGGCTCATGCACATATCCCCTGATATCACCGCTCAGTAAAAGACGGGAAATAATATTGTCTTCCCCTTTATCCGCTACAGCAGCATCTGTAATGGAGAGCGAAAGATTAGACCGCAGGGTATCCGGCACTTCTACCGTAATTACATTCTTACCCCGTTTATTGGTGTTGCGGGTAAGCGGGTTGATGACGGCATCAAATACATAGTCTTCCTTGTTGATAAACACGATACGCTCGGCCAGTGGCTGCCAGTTGGCATTGAACAATGTCAATTCCAGGATACCGCTGGGTAGCTCGGAGAGCGGAATAGTGCCACTGGTCATGAAATTACTGGAAAGATTAATGGTTGCTTTGTATACTACCTGCTGGTACATATTTCCCACCAGGTACAGCCGCTGCAATGCGGGTGGTGCAGTAGTAGAACGTTTGATAATGAAAGACTGCAGTTTTTCAGAACCGATCATCTGCAGCAAAGCGCCACTGGGTTTTACAGCAGGCAGGTCGGTTTTATAGGATTTGCCCTTTTCATCTTTCCATTCTGCATAATAGGTGGTGTTGGCAGCCGGCTCCAGTTCAAATTTCCCCATACCATCATGCAAGCTGCTGAAAGAAGCTACCTCAACGCCTTTGGCATTCTTCACCACGCCTTTTACCCCTACCGGGAAACCATACCTGTCCACTGCTTTAAAAGCTACAGGATTGGAAAGCTCTGCCACCATATCGCCGCCTTCAGGGAAGAATTTGAGGGAGGTCTTATTGTCGGCCGGTGTTTTATCAGCAGCCGTGTTCTTGTTAACGATGCGGATATTTTTGCTATATACGAATGCAGTATCAAAGTTCAGCATCCAGGTAGTATAGGCTTTGAAGATGATATTGGTATTGCTGAGCGCCAGGGGCAGGTCGAAATTGCCTGCAGTAGTACCTTCAAAGATGGGTGTTATTTTCCGCTGCAGCACCTTACCGGTGGAAGGGTCGATCAACTCTGTATAGAAGTTATGACTGATGGCGGATGGCAGCAGCCCGGAAAACAGGTAAGCTTTATACCAGATGGTCTCGCCAGGGTTATAGACCGCTTTATCAAAATGAATATGCACTTTCTCCTGCGGGAAACGTTCACCGTACACATTGATCATGGAATCTATCTGCTGTGCATGGCTGAACCGGGGTATAACGGATAAAACGAACAGGGCCAATAAGGTATAAAAGACGGATGCGTATTTCATGTATAGAACTTCTTATTAACAAATTAATGGCTTTATTGCCTTAAAACCGATAAATTTTTGTCGTTGAATTGTTAAAAGCCTTTTACATTTATCCCTCACATAGTACATAAACAAAATATCTGGCGTTTAGATTCAGCGACCGGCAAAAAATTATATATGATCACTACCACTTCAGACAAGCTGTACCAACAATATACCAATACGATGCGCAAGATAGCGGACATCCGTTATTCCTCCGCATTATTGCAATGGGACCAGGAAACTTACCTGCCTCCCAAAGGGGCCATCATCCGCGGGCAACAGATTGCTACATTGTCTGAACTGGCCCATGAGCACTTTACAGCGGATAGCCTGGGCGCTTTGTTGCAGGAACTGAATGGGCGCGATGACCTGACGGCCACTGAAAAAAAGAATGTAGCCCTTACCTGGGAAGATTATTCAAAGCAGAAGAAGTTTACCCCCGCATTTGTACGGGAGCTTACAGAAACGGTGAACAGATGCTTCCATAGCTGGCTGGAAGCCAGGAAGGCGAATAGTTTCAGCCTGTTTGCCGGGGAGCTTTCCAAACTGATTGTGCTGAAAAGGCAGGAAGCGCAATTATTGGGTTACCGGCAGCATCCCTATGATGCCTTGCTGAATGAGTATGACAAGGGATCGAATGTGCAGCTATTGGATGGTGTTTTTAATACGATCAGGCAGCCATTGAAGGATATTTTAAATAAGATCCAATCGCGCCCGCAGGTGAGCAATGCTTTCCTGTACCGGCATTACCCGAAAGACCAGCAATGGGCTTTTGGCATGCAGGTGTTGAAAGACCTGGGATACGACCTGGAAGCAGGCCGGCAGGATGTATCGGAACACCCTTTTACGATCAATTTCAACAGCAGGGATGTACGGGTCACCACCCGTATTGATGAGAACGACCTGGGCAATATGGTATGGAGCTGTATCCATGAAACAGGCCATGCCCTGTATGAGCAGGGACTGCCGGACGAGGCTTATGGCCTTCCCCTGGGCGAGGCGGCCTCCCTCACGATCCATGAATCCCAGTCGCGCCTGTGGGAAAACCATGTAGGCCGCAGCCGGGCCTTCTGCGCGCATTATTTCCCCCTGTTACAGCAATATTTCCCGGAACAACTGAAGGATGTAACGACGGAGGCTTTTTATCAGGGTATTAACCAGGTGACGCCTTCCCTGATCCGTACGGAAGCCGATGAGGTAACCTATCATTTTCATGTGATGATACGGTATGAGCTGGAAAAGCGGTTGCTGGAAAACACCTTGCAAACCAACGACATACCAGCCTGGTGGAATGATCATTACGAGCAATACCTGGGTGTGCAGGTGCCCGATGACAAGTGTGGCTGCCTGCAGGATGTACACTGGAGCCATGGCAGTTTTGGTTATTTCCCCACCTATAGCCTCGGCAGCTTTTATGCCGCCCAGTTCTATGCCAAGGCCAGCCAGGCCATTCCCGGCCTGGAAAGCCAGGTACAAAAAGGCGATACGGCAGCCCTGTTAGAGTGGCTCCGTAAGGGGGTGCACCGGCATGGCCGCCAGTTTACCAGCGAGGAATTAAGCCGGGAAGTGAGCGGGGAAGTACTCGATATTCAGCATTTTTTACGGTACATGCTTGACAAATACCAAGATATTTACAAATTTTAGGGAGCGAGTGGTGAGTGGCGAGTAGCGAGTGGGGCTGAAAATTCAGCAATCAACCCACTGGCCACTTACCACTCGCCACTTGCCAACTCAATATCCAATATGAAAAAACTTATACCCTTTGCCCTGGTATGGCTGGTGATGGCTTCTTCCTGCCAAAAGCTGATTGATAAAAAAAAGGAGCAAATAGTGCTGGACATTATGACCAGCGGCGAGTGGTATGTAGAGCAATACTTTGAAGGCTCTGCCAATATTACCAGCGACTTCCTGAATTACCTGTTCCGCTTTAAAGAAGACCGTACTGTTACAGGCACCCGCGGTGCTGAAGTATATGATGGCACCTGGGCAGAAGATGTCTCCAACATATCTATTACTTCCGACTTTCCCACCGCTCCCGACCCGGTCAAAAAGTTGAATGGCACCTGGAAGATCAAAGACAGCTCCCGCGATTACGTAAAAGCGGAAATGACTACACCAACAGGAAAGAATATCCTACGCCTGCGCAAGAAGGAATAAACATCGAGCAAGCTCTGTCAGGCCTGCTCTTCACTCCTGCTAATAACTTCTACATTTGCTGTAGTAAAGGTTCTACAGGGGTTTAGTGGATTTTACTTAGGCAACGAAAAGATAGCATATACCTCCCGCGATTATCACCCGGCCACGGACAGCTCCTATTAACATTTTTCATTCCTTTGAATAGGTAAAGTCGTAATTTTATACTGCTTTATCCCAACCACAATTTAGAACACCCAAAATTCCCAATATTCTATGAGGACTATACGCCTCATATACCGTCCAGTATTCTTTGGCTGCCTGTTATTGCTATGCAGTAACGTTCTACAGGCCCAATTAAAAGCTGGATTTTCTGCTACCCCCGCAGCCGGCTGCGCTCCCCTGGTGGTGAAGTTCTCCGATGAATCTACAGGTAACCCAACTTATTGGCGCTGGGACCTCGGCAATGGCACGATCTCCTTTCTGCAAAATCCGGCCGCTACTTATTTTAATCCCGGCACTTACACCATCAAACTGGTGATACGGAATGGCGTACAAGCCGACTCTGTTGTCAAAGTGAACCATATCACTGTATACGCTTCTCCCATCGTTAATTTTTCTGCTTCCGATACAACAGGCTGCTTCCCACTGAATGTACAGTTTACCGATCTGAGCAGCCCCGGAGATGGTACCATCGTATCCCGCGAATGGGATTTCGGGGATGGCACGATTGCTACTGACCCCAACCCGGAACATCGTTATACCGCAGCAGGCAAATACAGTGTGTCCCTGCGTATCCGCAATAGTTATGGCTGTACACAAACCATTACCCGCACCCAATATATTCAACTGAACAACGGGGTAAAGGCCGACTTTGGCTTTGCTGTTCCCAATAGCTGTAAGCCGCCAACAGCGGTACGTTTTACCAATAAGAGTACAGGTACCGGCACGCTAAGCTATGAATGGGATTTTGGTGATGGCAGTACGTCTGCACAACCCAACCCGGTACATACCTATACGGCTACCGGCACTTACTCTGTAAAGCTGGTGGTACGCAATAACACCGGCTGTGCAGATTCCATCGTTCAGGTAAATATCATTAATATCGGCACTGTAAAAGCAGGTTTCACCGTTCCGGCACTCATCTGTAACAATGAGCCCTTCGCTTTAATTAATAATACCACACCTGCACCAGTAGCCGCTTACTGGACTTTCGGCGATGGCACCAGTTCTACCGACATGAACCCTGTTAAAACTTATGCGCAGGCGGGCAATTATACCATCAAGCTGGTGAGTGATTTTGGCTCCTGTAAAGATTCTGTTACCAAAAACATACAGGTAACCCCCAAAGCAAAAGCCGCTTTCACAGCAGATGACAGCACTTCCTGCAAAGCGCCTTTTACTGCCAACTTTACGGCTACTTCAGCAGGGGCTACCCGTTATCAATGGTTGTTTGGCGATGGCGGTAAGGATACAGGCCTGCACGTTTCCCATACTTTCCAGGTATCCGGGGAATATGATGTTACCCTGATCGTTACCAATGCAGCAGGCTGTACAGATACACTGGTGAAAAGTAAATATGTGCAGATCAAAGTGCCGCAGATAACGATCACCGGCCTGCCGCAGGAAGGTTGCCTGCCTTATACCTGGCGGCCATCCTTTACTGTTAATACAGTAGATGCGCTGGTGAATTATGTTTGGCATTTTGGCGATGGCAATACGGCTACAGGAAGTAATCCTACCCATACCTACACGCAGCCGGGGACTTATACGGTGAAACTGGTGTATATGACAGCCGGGGGCTGTACAGATTCAGTGTCGGTGACCGACGCTATCCGGGTGGGCAATAAACCCATTGTTGCTTTTACGGCCACGCCAAGGGATGTATGCGCTTTTCAAGCCGTTCAATTTACTGATGGCAGCACAGGTGGCAAAGCCGACCGTTGGCGCTGGTATTTTGGTGATGGCAGCACTTCAACAATACAACATCCCTCCCATATATACCAGGATACCGGTTACTTTAACGTAAAACTGGTGGTATGGAGCAATGGTTGCCAGGATTCACTCACTATTCCCCGTTACATTCATATTAAGCCACCCATCGCCCGCTTTATTACTGCTACTGTTGATTGTAGCATCAAGTTTACACGCCGGTTCACCGATCAGTCAATCGGCGCTACTACCTGGGCCTGGGATTTCGGTGACGGCCATACATCTACCCAGCGCCACCCGGTACATACCTACGCCAGTCCAGGCAGTTATATTGTGATCCTTACTGTAAAGAATACCACTTGTGAACATACTACTTCGAAACAGGTATTGATCGTATCGGAAAAAGCCGACTTTACCGCCAGTGATACGGTTATTTGTAAGAATGTGCCGGTAACGCTGACCGCCATTAACAGCCAGACGCAAAATATCGCCAGCTATGCCTGGACAATTACCAAAGACAACAGGGCTTATGGTACTCCTGCCGGACGTTCTGTGCAGTTCACCTTCCCTGCTGCCGGGCAATATAATGTGCGCTTAATTATTAAAGATATTTATGGCTGCGCAGACACCCTGAGCAAAGCATTGTATATCCAGGTAAACGGTCCGACGGCCGACTTTAAAGTACTCAACCCGGAAGTATGTACCAATACCACTATCCTGTTTGCCGATTCCTCCCAATCCGACGGGCAACATCCGGTGCAACAATGGAAATGGAATTATGGTGACGGGGCCACTGAAACATTGACGAGCGGACCATTCCAGCATACGTATACACAAAGCGGCGTATATGCAGTACAGCTTACCGTGGTGGATAACCTGGGATGTACTGACACCCACACGATACAACATGCTGTTACTATTTCAAGACCGGTAGTACAGTTTGAATCGCCCGATACATTATCCTGTACAGGCAAACCGGTCCGGTTTATTAACAAGACCACCGGCAACGGCCCGGTATATACCTGGTATTTTGGCGATGGGCAAACCACTGCAGCCACTCAACCGGCCCACACCTATACACAGGAAGGCGACTATACGGTGAAGCTGGTCGCCAGCGACCGCTATGGTTGTGCCGATTCAATGACCCGGCAACAGTACATCCGCATCAGGGACCCGCGGGCCCGCTTCAGCATGAGTGATTCCTTTGCTACCTGTCCGCCGTTGCGGGTTGACTTTACCAATCAGTCCCTGCACTACAACCTTCTTGAATGGGATTTTGGCGATGGCAATACATCAACGCTGGCTGATCCCTCCCACTTTTATACTTATCCCGGCACTTACCGGGCTAAACTGACCATTACCAGTCCGGGCGGTTGTATCGATTCTTTGATAAAAATCATCATCGTAAAAGGACCAAAGGGCACTTTCACGTATGACAAAACCAGCGGTTGCGTACCCACCACTATCGGTTTTACGGCCACCACCAATCAATCTGTAGGTTTCGTATGGGATTATAATGATGGTACGGTTGACGAAACCGATGACAGGATTATTACCCATACTTATACTGCTATGGGAGAATATCTCCCCAGACTGGTATTGATTGATGCACAGGGTTGCCGGGTACCGGTGATGGGAAAAGATACCATCCGTATTTATGGTGTAGCGGCAACCTTTGCCCCTCATAAGGAATTGCTTTGTGATTCGGGCCTGGTGCAATTCAACAATACCACGGTATCCAATGACCTGATCACCCGCTATAACTGGACATTTGGCGATGGACAGCATTCAGCAGAAAAAAATCCCACCCACCATTATAAGCAATCCGGGCTATACACGCCTCAACTGGTAGTAACCACGCAACATGGTTGCCTGGATACAGCCCGGACCCCGTTGCCATTAA comes from the Paraflavitalea devenefica genome and includes:
- a CDS encoding carboxypeptidase M32, which codes for MITTTSDKLYQQYTNTMRKIADIRYSSALLQWDQETYLPPKGAIIRGQQIATLSELAHEHFTADSLGALLQELNGRDDLTATEKKNVALTWEDYSKQKKFTPAFVRELTETVNRCFHSWLEARKANSFSLFAGELSKLIVLKRQEAQLLGYRQHPYDALLNEYDKGSNVQLLDGVFNTIRQPLKDILNKIQSRPQVSNAFLYRHYPKDQQWAFGMQVLKDLGYDLEAGRQDVSEHPFTINFNSRDVRVTTRIDENDLGNMVWSCIHETGHALYEQGLPDEAYGLPLGEAASLTIHESQSRLWENHVGRSRAFCAHYFPLLQQYFPEQLKDVTTEAFYQGINQVTPSLIRTEADEVTYHFHVMIRYELEKRLLENTLQTNDIPAWWNDHYEQYLGVQVPDDKCGCLQDVHWSHGSFGYFPTYSLGSFYAAQFYAKASQAIPGLESQVQKGDTAALLEWLRKGVHRHGRQFTSEELSREVSGEVLDIQHFLRYMLDKYQDIYKF
- a CDS encoding PKD domain-containing protein, with the protein product MRTIRLIYRPVFFGCLLLLCSNVLQAQLKAGFSATPAAGCAPLVVKFSDESTGNPTYWRWDLGNGTISFLQNPAATYFNPGTYTIKLVIRNGVQADSVVKVNHITVYASPIVNFSASDTTGCFPLNVQFTDLSSPGDGTIVSREWDFGDGTIATDPNPEHRYTAAGKYSVSLRIRNSYGCTQTITRTQYIQLNNGVKADFGFAVPNSCKPPTAVRFTNKSTGTGTLSYEWDFGDGSTSAQPNPVHTYTATGTYSVKLVVRNNTGCADSIVQVNIINIGTVKAGFTVPALICNNEPFALINNTTPAPVAAYWTFGDGTSSTDMNPVKTYAQAGNYTIKLVSDFGSCKDSVTKNIQVTPKAKAAFTADDSTSCKAPFTANFTATSAGATRYQWLFGDGGKDTGLHVSHTFQVSGEYDVTLIVTNAAGCTDTLVKSKYVQIKVPQITITGLPQEGCLPYTWRPSFTVNTVDALVNYVWHFGDGNTATGSNPTHTYTQPGTYTVKLVYMTAGGCTDSVSVTDAIRVGNKPIVAFTATPRDVCAFQAVQFTDGSTGGKADRWRWYFGDGSTSTIQHPSHIYQDTGYFNVKLVVWSNGCQDSLTIPRYIHIKPPIARFITATVDCSIKFTRRFTDQSIGATTWAWDFGDGHTSTQRHPVHTYASPGSYIVILTVKNTTCEHTTSKQVLIVSEKADFTASDTVICKNVPVTLTAINSQTQNIASYAWTITKDNRAYGTPAGRSVQFTFPAAGQYNVRLIIKDIYGCADTLSKALYIQVNGPTADFKVLNPEVCTNTTILFADSSQSDGQHPVQQWKWNYGDGATETLTSGPFQHTYTQSGVYAVQLTVVDNLGCTDTHTIQHAVTISRPVVQFESPDTLSCTGKPVRFINKTTGNGPVYTWYFGDGQTTAATQPAHTYTQEGDYTVKLVASDRYGCADSMTRQQYIRIRDPRARFSMSDSFATCPPLRVDFTNQSLHYNLLEWDFGDGNTSTLADPSHFYTYPGTYRAKLTITSPGGCIDSLIKIIIVKGPKGTFTYDKTSGCVPTTIGFTATTNQSVGFVWDYNDGTVDETDDRIITHTYTAMGEYLPRLVLIDAQGCRVPVMGKDTIRIYGVAATFAPHKELLCDSGLVQFNNTTVSNDLITRYNWTFGDGQHSAEKNPTHHYKQSGLYTPQLVVTTQHGCLDTARTPLPLKIVQSPQAAIEGDAGACVPALLQFRGSLLRPDTAALQWQWDFGNGTTAQVQNPPAVTYATAGAFQARLLVTNTSGCTDTVFKTVNAWPLPTVSAGPDQVICRNAGATLTSSGATQYNWFPATALSCTDCATPLASPLEDITYAVTGKNIFGCTAMDSIRIQVKQPFTMTTGKGDTLCKGESFQLMVSGAEEYSWTPHVWMDNPTRSNPTVRPDTSVTYRVIGRDSQHCFADTGYVSMVIYAYPVIEAGQDQTVPVGNSVTLTPEISKDVTALKWYPSAGLSCITCTTPVAAPKQTITYTLEAVNGGGCISRDKVTLFVFCNNANVFMPNTFSPNGDGNNDVFYPRGKGVYSIRSLKIFNRWGDLVYDQMNIQANDAGKGWNGMHKGQPAPQDVYVYTMEVICENNVTLNYKGNVALIR